A genome region from Bradyrhizobium sp. WSM1417 includes the following:
- a CDS encoding radical SAM/SPASM domain-containing protein, with the protein MSKPFAISFDRLEHYKLNVGPVQEFGDLPECEVAIKNIGWTLGNDCPYRCTHCYSMNAREKGSDLTVEMIDRIVDQLKKHGVETVNLGGNEPLFTNGLNPKATLLPYIIRRLADEDILVGLTTSGISLVRLYKDHYREFRLLNDCDISFDSPFEDEHNENRGASIFRQAVEALDICRREGISRTCIMAAMNWNFSIGHIEALAKLAKSHDANVRINPIKPTEPAHMRIALPPSMYYAGFARLMELCDPVDLGEPPIAAVTNTSEARRCPCGRTSFRIHSISPDGKVHVSPCVYLHDYKSEFDLLTNELSEIISSPQFRVFRQRNANPDIVEGCSGCSLLAKCGGGCVARSYLYRRHMTGGTTMLARDPYCPAEQRRQQAFPQSPALKREERLVHMDYLCTWIGQPHSHLLDEIKGGLMSEKLSNQRS; encoded by the coding sequence ATGTCAAAGCCATTCGCGATCAGCTTCGACCGGCTCGAACATTATAAGCTCAACGTGGGCCCGGTGCAGGAGTTCGGCGACCTGCCCGAGTGCGAGGTTGCGATCAAGAATATCGGCTGGACGCTGGGGAACGATTGTCCATATCGCTGTACGCACTGCTACAGCATGAATGCTAGGGAGAAGGGGAGCGACCTTACCGTCGAGATGATCGATCGGATCGTCGATCAATTGAAGAAGCACGGCGTTGAAACGGTCAATCTCGGCGGAAATGAACCGCTCTTCACCAATGGGTTGAACCCCAAGGCGACCTTGCTGCCCTACATCATCAGGAGGCTCGCGGACGAGGACATCCTGGTGGGCCTCACGACCAGCGGCATATCGTTGGTGCGGTTGTACAAGGATCACTATCGGGAATTTCGTCTGTTGAACGATTGCGACATCTCGTTCGACTCGCCGTTCGAAGACGAACACAATGAAAATCGGGGAGCTAGCATCTTTCGGCAAGCTGTGGAGGCGCTCGATATCTGCCGCCGCGAGGGCATCTCGCGGACTTGCATCATGGCGGCGATGAACTGGAACTTCTCCATCGGGCACATTGAAGCACTCGCCAAGTTAGCGAAATCGCACGACGCCAACGTCCGGATCAACCCGATCAAGCCGACCGAGCCCGCGCATATGAGGATCGCGCTTCCGCCGAGCATGTACTATGCCGGTTTCGCCCGGCTGATGGAGTTGTGCGATCCCGTGGACCTGGGCGAACCTCCCATCGCGGCGGTGACCAACACCTCGGAGGCTCGGCGATGTCCTTGCGGACGAACGTCATTCAGAATCCACTCGATCTCGCCAGACGGCAAGGTCCATGTGAGTCCTTGCGTCTATCTACATGACTACAAATCGGAATTCGATCTGCTGACGAATGAGCTGTCGGAGATCATTTCCAGCCCGCAATTTCGCGTGTTCAGGCAGCGCAACGCAAATCCGGACATAGTCGAGGGATGCAGCGGGTGCTCGTTGCTCGCCAAATGCGGCGGGGGATGCGTGGCCAGGTCATATCTGTATCGTCGGCACATGACGGGCGGCACGACCATGCTTGCGCGCGATCCCTATTGCCCGGCGGAGCAAAGGCGACAGCAAGCCTTTCCACAATCGCCAGCTCTGAAGAGGGAGGAGCGATTGGTTCACATGGACTACCTTTGTACCTGGATCGGCCAGCCACACTCGCATCTTCTCGACGAGATCAAGGGCGGGTTGATGTCTGAGAAACTTAGCAACCAAAGGAGCTGA
- a CDS encoding B12-binding domain-containing radical SAM protein, whose product MREAVLPLRGIPPIVLATPAPITHRTAEENLGLGYLASILRSKGANVQIIDGWLGGLTSDEIVDSIALLPVPLWIGFSCYRSNMARAIEVMQLLRQRDLQTPTIAGGYGPTFHPDEFLNAGFDVVVLGEAEETVCELSEHFAFGKLDLSDISGISYKHDGKIVRSGRRPAVANLDAIPFPSRDTIRASLERRSAVPVLSSRGCAAHCTFCSIVAFAKVSDGSHWRQRSIENFVDELEQVSRLGATCFKVIDDSLIEPPRDELWCRELADDIQSRGLRVRLRGSIRADRVTDEAIRPLKRAGFFAFSCGIENYSESALKRMAKSASVDQNLQALDVFKKHAIYVQAGHILFDHGTTMEELRENHRRMSDYVWTISKGIFSEMYAAEGTPFARLLRKRNLIDANDDGTGNRNYRLADEDVVQAYTGLKRWHKSHLRLYDKAIDAISAPKALEDEELVEFHALATELRRHDLAFMELLLDAVESGEHDVDGLVDAQVAGNKIKYQTLATRVDHAYASAGLVYDADANPFFG is encoded by the coding sequence TTGCGCGAGGCAGTCTTACCCTTACGCGGTATTCCGCCGATAGTTCTGGCTACGCCAGCGCCGATCACGCACCGTACCGCCGAGGAAAATTTGGGGCTCGGTTACCTGGCGAGTATTCTCAGAAGCAAGGGGGCGAATGTCCAAATCATCGACGGTTGGCTGGGCGGTCTGACGAGTGACGAGATCGTAGATTCGATAGCCCTGCTGCCGGTTCCGCTGTGGATCGGATTTTCCTGCTACCGATCCAATATGGCTCGGGCAATCGAAGTCATGCAGCTGCTTCGTCAGCGTGATCTACAAACCCCGACGATCGCCGGCGGCTACGGGCCGACCTTTCACCCGGATGAGTTCCTGAACGCTGGGTTCGACGTCGTGGTCCTCGGCGAGGCCGAAGAAACTGTCTGCGAGTTGAGCGAGCACTTCGCATTCGGTAAACTGGACCTCTCCGACATTTCAGGTATCAGCTACAAACACGACGGCAAGATCGTTCGTAGCGGGCGCAGGCCAGCGGTCGCGAACCTTGACGCCATACCTTTTCCTAGCCGCGACACGATCCGCGCCTCACTTGAGCGGCGGAGCGCTGTGCCCGTGCTTTCGTCACGCGGCTGCGCAGCCCACTGCACGTTCTGCTCGATCGTTGCCTTTGCGAAAGTATCGGATGGTTCGCATTGGAGGCAGCGTTCGATCGAAAACTTCGTCGACGAGCTGGAGCAGGTTAGCCGCCTCGGGGCGACGTGTTTCAAAGTCATCGACGACAGCCTTATTGAGCCGCCTCGAGACGAGCTGTGGTGCCGTGAACTTGCCGACGATATTCAATCGCGAGGCCTGCGCGTGCGCCTGCGAGGTTCGATCAGAGCGGATCGCGTGACCGACGAGGCAATTAGGCCGCTCAAGCGAGCCGGCTTCTTCGCGTTTTCGTGCGGTATTGAGAATTATTCGGAATCCGCATTGAAGAGGATGGCGAAGAGTGCAAGCGTTGATCAAAACCTGCAAGCCCTTGATGTCTTCAAGAAACACGCCATCTACGTGCAAGCCGGGCACATTCTCTTTGATCACGGCACGACGATGGAAGAGTTGCGGGAAAATCACCGTCGCATGTCGGACTACGTTTGGACGATCAGCAAGGGAATTTTCTCCGAGATGTATGCGGCCGAAGGAACGCCGTTCGCGAGGCTGCTGCGAAAACGAAATCTGATCGACGCCAACGACGATGGGACTGGCAACCGAAACTATCGTCTGGCCGACGAAGACGTGGTTCAGGCCTATACGGGCCTAAAGCGCTGGCACAAGAGCCATCTTCGCCTTTACGACAAAGCGATCGACGCCATCAGCGCGCCAAAGGCACTCGAGGACGAGGAACTGGTCGAATTCCACGCGCTTGCGACCGAACTGCGGCGGCACGACCTCGCCTTCATGGAACTCCTCCTGGACGCCGTTGAGTCGGGTGAGCATGACGTCGATGGCCTTGTTGACGCTCAGGTCGCAGGGAACAAGATCAAATACCAGACGCTGGCGACACGGGTTGACCACGCCTACGCGTCGGCCGGGCTGGTGTATGACGCCGACGCCAATCCTTTCTTCGGATGA
- a CDS encoding S10 family peptidase, producing the protein MSSTALRSTSLALILFACGIMGSVRADNPPPPPANATTPAGQNAGPGERAGQAPSTPSAAEQHRLPPDSSTRQTLDLPGRTLSFTATAGSIRLFDKKGEPDADIVYTSYQLDGTDRGTRPVTFFFNGGPGSSSAWLQFGNAGPWRLPINADEVTPSTFPEVRPNAETWLDFTDLVFIDPVGTGYSRFVGTGNDVRKRLFSVNGDVNALALVVRRWLEKHDRLLSPKYIVGESYGGIRGPKVVHQLQMQQGIGVKGLIMVSPIFDYARTGLLQYIATLPSYVATLREAEGPVKRADLADVEAYARGEFLTDLIKGQADKEATTRLADKVAALTGIDQAVSRRLAGRFDPAAFGREFDRKNGKLIGNYDASVRGLDPYPDSDFHHSDDPSSDTLLAPLTSATVDLLTRKLNWRPDGSYELVNDAVGQAWDYGRGPPESLSELRQILAADPKMKLLVGHGLFDLVTPYFGSQIVLDQLPPFASAPRVKLVVYPGGHMFYSRDGSRHAFRAEAEAIMK; encoded by the coding sequence ATGTCGTCGACCGCACTGCGCAGCACCTCTCTTGCGTTGATCCTTTTTGCCTGCGGGATCATGGGGAGCGTGCGGGCAGACAATCCGCCGCCGCCGCCCGCCAATGCCACAACGCCAGCCGGCCAGAACGCCGGCCCCGGCGAACGCGCCGGCCAAGCGCCGAGTACGCCGTCGGCGGCCGAGCAGCATCGCCTGCCGCCGGACTCCAGCACCAGGCAAACGCTTGATCTCCCTGGGCGGACGCTCTCTTTCACCGCGACGGCCGGCTCCATCCGCCTGTTCGACAAGAAGGGCGAGCCGGACGCCGACATCGTCTATACCTCCTATCAGCTTGACGGCACCGATCGCGGCACGCGCCCGGTAACGTTCTTCTTCAACGGAGGACCGGGCTCATCATCGGCTTGGCTGCAGTTCGGCAATGCCGGACCGTGGCGGCTGCCGATCAATGCAGACGAGGTCACGCCATCCACTTTTCCGGAGGTGAGGCCAAACGCGGAGACTTGGCTCGATTTCACCGATTTGGTGTTTATCGACCCCGTGGGCACAGGCTATAGCCGTTTCGTGGGGACCGGCAATGATGTGCGCAAGCGGCTCTTTTCCGTTAACGGCGACGTCAACGCCCTCGCGCTGGTGGTCCGTCGCTGGCTCGAAAAGCATGACCGGCTGTTGTCGCCGAAATACATCGTGGGTGAAAGCTATGGGGGCATTCGTGGGCCAAAGGTTGTGCACCAGTTGCAGATGCAGCAGGGCATAGGCGTCAAGGGCCTGATAATGGTCTCGCCAATCTTCGACTACGCCCGCACTGGCCTGCTGCAATACATCGCAACACTGCCGAGCTATGTCGCGACGCTGCGTGAAGCCGAGGGCCCGGTAAAGCGAGCCGATCTCGCCGACGTGGAAGCTTATGCACGCGGAGAGTTTCTGACCGACCTCATCAAAGGTCAGGCGGACAAGGAAGCGACCACGCGTCTGGCCGACAAGGTCGCGGCGCTGACCGGCATCGATCAGGCGGTGAGTCGCAGGCTCGCGGGCCGCTTCGACCCCGCCGCGTTTGGCCGTGAGTTCGATCGTAAGAACGGCAAGTTAATCGGCAATTATGACGCTTCAGTGCGTGGCCTCGATCCGTATCCGGACTCGGATTTCCATCATTCCGACGATCCGTCGAGCGACACGCTGCTCGCACCTCTGACCAGCGCCACTGTCGATCTCCTTACGCGCAAGCTAAACTGGCGGCCGGACGGCTCCTATGAGCTAGTCAACGACGCGGTCGGGCAGGCTTGGGATTACGGCCGCGGGCCTCCGGAGTCGCTGTCGGAGCTGCGCCAGATTCTCGCAGCGGACCCGAAGATGAAATTGCTAGTCGGGCACGGCCTGTTTGACCTCGTCACCCCTTATTTCGGATCACAGATCGTGCTCGACCAATTGCCGCCATTTGCCTCAGCACCGCGCGTCAAACTCGTAGTCTATCCAGGCGGCCACATGTTCTATTCACGAGATGGCTCGCGCCACGCGTTTCGTGCAGAGGCCGAAGCGATTATGAAGTAA
- a CDS encoding ATP-dependent Clp protease adaptor ClpS has translation MTNTAEQLEHAPGVFVDNICAGGAPTQLLLHNDGKTTLGFVVRLLREVFDKQERDAIALAKLVLQHGKAVCGRYPPSVAKALLEAAQERIRAEGCPLLITGEAAGEPDGSDLSDVQFEYAYEALEWHFTNIPPSELATTVRQFPGHMQADVQVAVDKLFADPVRFFGAYAEHRYETLSFARMKKRGQNAISLVPPQYHQVDTGETAPVKCLYNGLWLCRASEFFYAVVLSTEFEFKQEPRIRIEIVAPAGSGGEAFVQRSFDELERAVHAARSYRGKILSFEKGADYSGRSRGIMVHRLAPVRREDVVLREQAIKLLDRNVLSFVATRGALRRFGQSTRKGILLYGPPGTGKTHTIRYLATNLPGHTTLIITAEEVGELSAYMALARLLQPTMVVIEDVDLIASKRDDLTSCEEAALNKLLNEMDGLKEDADILFVLTTNRPEQLEGALAGRPGRIDQAIEMPLPDTTGRDKLIRLYGMGLPLEAEIVAETVRRTEGVSAAFIKELMRRIAQSCIARDGGNSVTTADIEEALDDMLFTGGRLNVKLLGGAGAMAAGPA, from the coding sequence ATGACGAACACTGCCGAACAACTAGAACACGCACCGGGGGTCTTTGTGGACAATATCTGCGCAGGCGGTGCGCCCACTCAGCTTCTTTTGCACAATGACGGCAAGACGACTCTCGGTTTCGTGGTACGCCTGCTGCGCGAGGTATTCGACAAACAGGAGCGGGATGCCATTGCGCTCGCCAAACTCGTCTTGCAGCATGGCAAGGCTGTCTGCGGACGCTATCCTCCCTCAGTCGCAAAGGCGCTCCTCGAGGCGGCGCAAGAGCGTATCCGAGCTGAAGGATGTCCCCTGCTGATCACGGGCGAAGCCGCGGGCGAACCGGACGGCTCCGACCTGTCCGACGTGCAATTCGAATATGCCTACGAAGCGCTTGAGTGGCACTTCACCAATATACCGCCGAGCGAACTCGCCACAACTGTGCGGCAATTCCCGGGCCACATGCAGGCCGATGTTCAGGTCGCGGTCGATAAGCTATTCGCCGATCCGGTCCGCTTCTTCGGCGCCTATGCAGAACATAGGTACGAGACGCTTTCATTCGCTCGGATGAAAAAGCGTGGACAGAATGCGATTTCGCTGGTGCCACCGCAATATCACCAGGTTGATACTGGCGAGACGGCGCCGGTCAAATGCCTGTACAATGGACTGTGGCTTTGCCGGGCGAGCGAATTTTTCTATGCCGTCGTGCTCTCTACTGAGTTCGAGTTCAAGCAAGAGCCGAGGATCCGGATTGAAATCGTTGCCCCTGCGGGGTCTGGCGGCGAAGCCTTTGTTCAGCGCAGCTTTGACGAACTGGAACGGGCGGTACACGCGGCACGTTCTTATCGCGGCAAGATTCTCTCATTCGAGAAAGGTGCGGATTACAGCGGCCGCTCAAGAGGCATCATGGTGCATCGATTGGCACCAGTGAGGCGCGAGGACGTGGTCCTGCGGGAACAGGCTATCAAATTGCTCGATCGCAACGTGTTGAGTTTTGTCGCCACGCGTGGCGCACTCCGCCGATTCGGCCAGTCGACCCGCAAGGGCATCCTGCTCTATGGCCCGCCCGGCACCGGTAAGACCCACACCATCCGCTATCTCGCCACCAACTTACCGGGACACACCACGCTAATCATCACCGCCGAAGAGGTCGGTGAGCTGAGCGCCTATATGGCGCTCGCGCGCCTGCTGCAGCCTACCATGGTGGTGATCGAGGATGTCGATCTGATCGCCAGCAAGCGCGACGACTTGACATCATGTGAGGAGGCCGCGCTGAACAAGCTCCTAAATGAAATGGACGGCTTGAAGGAAGACGCTGACATCCTCTTTGTGCTCACCACCAACCGCCCCGAGCAACTCGAGGGCGCCCTGGCCGGTCGCCCCGGCCGCATCGACCAGGCGATCGAGATGCCGCTGCCTGATACGACTGGCCGCGACAAGCTGATCCGGCTTTACGGCATGGGCCTGCCGCTTGAGGCGGAGATCGTAGCCGAGACGGTGCGCCGCACTGAGGGCGTCAGCGCCGCTTTCATTAAGGAGCTGATGCGACGCATTGCGCAATCATGCATCGCTCGTGACGGCGGAAACTCAGTGACCACAGCTGACATCGAGGAAGCGCTCGACGACATGCTGTTCACCGGCGGCCGCCTCAACGTGAAGCTCTTGGGTGGGGCCGGAGCGATGGCTGCGGGGCCTGCATGA
- a CDS encoding 4Fe-4S ferredoxin has translation MCPTNVFDKTDGIPVSARQEDCQTCFLCELCYPEDALWVLPFDDETQPIEVAALKRTAAMGSYRRAVGWTEETRDHRGIDQSYLLFGQ, from the coding sequence GTGTGCCCGACCAACGTCTTTGACAAGACGGACGGAATTCCGGTCAGTGCCCGCCAGGAGGACTGCCAAACCTGCTTTCTTTGCGAGCTTTGTTATCCCGAAGATGCGCTCTGGGTCTTGCCCTTTGACGATGAGACCCAGCCCATCGAAGTCGCCGCGCTCAAGCGAACGGCGGCGATGGGCAGCTATCGCCGAGCTGTCGGTTGGACCGAGGAGACGCGGGATCACCGCGGCATCGACCAGAGCTACCTGCTCTTTGGTCAATGA
- a CDS encoding Nif11 family protein, whose product MSRTEIERFINDLGKKGNLLENAKPSATGLASIVAVGKSHGYNFTLDEAKSYIRCRSRQELISKQLDATAGAKPDSSVAISTGVVQAAGLARPAAEVPVSGVQVAKAHSSFASAVQPVAVVLVVVVAVVA is encoded by the coding sequence ATGTCGCGAACTGAGATAGAGCGATTTATCAACGATCTAGGGAAAAAGGGCAATCTGCTCGAAAACGCAAAACCGAGTGCTACAGGCCTTGCATCAATTGTAGCGGTCGGAAAAAGCCACGGCTACAATTTTACCCTTGATGAAGCGAAGAGTTACATCCGGTGTCGAAGCCGACAGGAGTTGATTAGTAAGCAGCTCGATGCGACTGCCGGCGCCAAACCTGATTCGAGTGTTGCGATCTCGACCGGCGTTGTGCAGGCCGCTGGGTTGGCCAGGCCCGCTGCGGAGGTGCCTGTGAGCGGCGTACAGGTCGCGAAAGCGCACTCTAGCTTCGCCTCGGCAGTCCAGCCCGTCGCTGTTGTTCTGGTTGTTGTTGTTGCGGTCGTGGCCTGA
- a CDS encoding radical SAM family RiPP maturation amino acid epimerase, translating to MTRAATEHYRQSFDRRTPEQLRTLSHVKRFMERLAGDIEFRKALSENAPRTVIERYGIEVDPMEILPLWHGDYQEYRFKPESTQWPLATMWDEHLREMLRHRDLLRDEGEMSTIHPRFHAWRERQIRRCNDELGAAALSVTYPIIAFELSEGCTVGCWFCGLSAGRFKGYYDYSKEQAERWRGVVGVASEMFGSAARTGFCYWATDPMDNPHYDRFLFDYYRITGALPQTTTAAPLRDQALTRRVLRLFNLYGTTPNRFSVLSNAHLNQIHMTFSPEELLAVELILQGKEAPTAKAFAGRARERKGKLRSAIKDDAIGLLERDHTTIACVSGFLVNMQQGRLQLVTPVPGSERWPLGYRILGERFFRTPDEFGEGLQSMIDQYMLESPAPDLPIRFRRDLQYKAGIGYFQLRAGNMEHRVPDDVAPISVGDLIAFGNCTASELIRRVTTDGTSVFAVADLLDRLYAAGVIEDDLDDRFAWQTSNWTKSRIEAAKYAGCRTDIDHADSH from the coding sequence ATGACGCGCGCTGCCACCGAACACTACCGACAGAGTTTTGACCGTCGCACCCCCGAGCAACTGCGCACGCTGTCGCACGTCAAGCGGTTCATGGAGCGGTTAGCCGGTGACATCGAGTTCCGCAAGGCGCTTTCGGAGAATGCCCCTCGTACGGTAATAGAGCGCTACGGCATCGAAGTTGACCCAATGGAAATATTGCCGCTCTGGCACGGAGACTACCAAGAATACCGCTTCAAGCCGGAGTCTACCCAGTGGCCGCTGGCCACGATGTGGGACGAGCATCTGCGCGAGATGTTGCGCCATCGCGACCTCCTGCGCGACGAAGGCGAAATGTCGACGATTCACCCTCGTTTCCATGCTTGGCGCGAGCGCCAAATCCGGCGCTGCAACGACGAATTGGGTGCAGCGGCGCTGTCGGTCACGTACCCGATCATCGCTTTCGAGTTGAGCGAAGGCTGCACCGTTGGTTGCTGGTTCTGCGGCCTCTCTGCGGGCCGATTCAAAGGCTATTACGATTACAGCAAAGAGCAGGCAGAGCGTTGGCGTGGCGTAGTCGGCGTCGCGAGCGAGATGTTTGGTTCGGCAGCCCGTACTGGCTTCTGCTACTGGGCTACAGATCCTATGGACAACCCACACTACGATCGCTTTCTGTTCGACTACTATCGGATCACGGGCGCATTGCCGCAGACAACGACCGCTGCGCCGCTTAGGGATCAGGCACTCACCAGACGCGTGCTCAGACTGTTCAACCTGTATGGCACCACGCCGAATCGTTTCTCCGTGCTGAGCAACGCACATCTCAATCAGATTCATATGACGTTTTCGCCAGAGGAGCTGCTAGCGGTCGAACTCATCTTGCAGGGCAAGGAGGCGCCGACCGCAAAGGCTTTCGCCGGACGCGCGCGCGAGCGGAAGGGGAAGCTCAGGTCCGCCATCAAAGATGATGCAATTGGGTTGCTGGAACGCGATCATACCACGATCGCGTGTGTTTCCGGCTTCCTCGTAAATATGCAGCAGGGACGTTTGCAACTGGTGACGCCGGTACCGGGGAGCGAACGCTGGCCTCTCGGTTACCGCATCTTGGGTGAACGTTTCTTCAGGACGCCTGACGAGTTCGGGGAGGGACTGCAGAGCATGATCGACCAGTATATGCTCGAGAGCCCAGCCCCCGACCTGCCGATCCGCTTCCGCAGAGACCTGCAATACAAAGCAGGGATCGGGTACTTCCAGCTCCGCGCCGGCAACATGGAACACCGGGTGCCCGACGACGTCGCTCCGATTTCCGTTGGCGATCTCATCGCGTTCGGCAACTGCACAGCTTCGGAGCTGATTAGGCGGGTCACGACTGACGGAACGAGCGTATTTGCAGTCGCTGATTTGCTCGATCGGTTGTACGCGGCCGGGGTAATCGAAGACGACCTCGACGACCGCTTTGCCTGGCAGACCAGCAATTGGACGAAGAGCCGCATCGAAGCTGCCAAATACGCAGGCTGCCGCACGGACATAGATCATGCCGATTCGCACTGA
- a CDS encoding RiPP maturation radical SAM C-methyltransferase, with protein sequence MSIDVPIVLVNMPMSAVERPSLALGLLKSALTQAGLQATIAYPNIWFLEYIGIADYGFLESCPPEEALVDWLFAGVAFPDFEPEESAFLDLYFERNPIHAGKSLAERRANFLRLRSVIGGFIDWAADKILDQRPAMVGCSSTFTQHVPSLALLRRLSERSPDLVTLMGGANCESVMGRSTHMRFPWVDYVVSGEADLLIGPLCWDILNRGRDIPPADLPFGVFGPAHREAGYPAASTRDLVPRAVIENMGDLPLPDFSDYFAELNASLYADRIHAGLPMEFSRGCWWGERSHCTFCGLNGGSMTYRQKPARQAAEEMIEMSARYGSSRIEAVDNILATDYLKKALPRLTGLPEKLAIFFEVKANLKRHEVEKLAASGVRWIQPGIESLDTRVLKLMRKGTSSAHNVQLLKWCRQHGVRVSWSLLWGFPGESDAWYADMAPLLPLLHHLQPGPAVRLRYQRYSPYHYAAEKHGLKLRPTVSYRYVYPLSERDLADQVYYFEDSEDDDVGGHFAALNANRRPGLSAVAKGIDAWLKAWYEPKLSMLSMRDSGDEIIVEDTRAIAVEREHRVRGLAREILLAADEGSPETRLREQLSGTNVMQAEIDAAIADMIARKLIVRLDARLVGLALWHPYTPIPPMTAFPGGYFDRRAAPLSTSCE encoded by the coding sequence ATGAGTATCGATGTGCCAATCGTCTTAGTCAACATGCCTATGTCGGCAGTCGAAAGACCGTCGTTGGCGCTTGGTCTCCTGAAGTCAGCGCTGACCCAGGCTGGGCTGCAAGCCACGATAGCATATCCCAACATCTGGTTTTTAGAATACATAGGCATTGCCGACTATGGGTTTCTTGAGAGTTGCCCGCCAGAGGAGGCGCTGGTTGATTGGCTGTTCGCGGGCGTCGCTTTTCCCGACTTCGAGCCTGAAGAAAGCGCCTTCCTGGATCTTTATTTCGAGCGCAACCCGATACACGCAGGCAAATCTTTGGCCGAGCGTCGCGCGAATTTCCTCAGGCTGCGCTCGGTAATCGGCGGGTTTATTGATTGGGCGGCTGACAAGATATTGGACCAGCGGCCGGCCATGGTCGGGTGCAGCTCGACCTTCACCCAGCATGTTCCCTCGCTGGCGTTGCTGCGCCGACTGAGCGAGCGCTCACCGGATCTTGTCACTCTCATGGGGGGCGCAAACTGCGAGTCGGTAATGGGGCGGAGCACTCACATGCGTTTCCCATGGGTCGACTATGTCGTGTCGGGCGAGGCCGACTTGCTGATCGGCCCGCTGTGTTGGGACATCCTTAATCGCGGCAGAGACATTCCGCCTGCTGACCTGCCATTTGGCGTTTTCGGTCCGGCGCATCGCGAGGCCGGTTATCCCGCGGCGTCGACGCGCGACTTAGTGCCCCGCGCAGTGATCGAGAACATGGGTGACCTGCCGCTGCCCGATTTCTCGGACTATTTTGCCGAGCTCAACGCGTCGCTCTACGCCGACCGCATCCATGCCGGGCTGCCGATGGAGTTCTCTCGAGGCTGCTGGTGGGGCGAGCGGAGCCACTGCACGTTTTGTGGGCTGAACGGCGGATCGATGACCTATCGCCAGAAACCCGCGAGGCAGGCCGCAGAAGAGATGATTGAGATGTCGGCGCGCTACGGTTCGTCGCGCATCGAAGCGGTGGACAATATTCTGGCCACTGACTACCTAAAAAAGGCGCTGCCTCGCCTCACCGGGCTACCCGAGAAGCTCGCGATCTTCTTTGAGGTCAAAGCCAACCTGAAGCGCCACGAAGTGGAGAAGCTGGCTGCCTCCGGCGTCCGCTGGATCCAACCGGGTATTGAGAGCCTGGATACTCGTGTTTTGAAGCTGATGCGCAAAGGAACGAGCTCAGCACATAATGTCCAACTCTTGAAGTGGTGCCGTCAGCACGGTGTGCGGGTCAGTTGGAGTTTGCTGTGGGGCTTCCCCGGCGAGAGCGACGCATGGTATGCGGACATGGCTCCTTTGCTACCGCTGCTGCATCATCTACAGCCGGGACCGGCGGTGCGTTTGCGTTACCAGCGCTACAGCCCCTATCACTACGCGGCCGAGAAACATGGATTGAAGCTGCGCCCGACCGTCTCCTATCGCTACGTCTATCCGTTGTCGGAGCGCGATCTGGCGGATCAGGTTTACTACTTCGAAGACAGTGAAGACGACGACGTCGGTGGTCATTTCGCGGCGCTCAACGCTAACCGCCGCCCGGGGCTAAGCGCTGTCGCGAAGGGTATCGATGCCTGGCTGAAAGCCTGGTACGAGCCGAAGTTGTCTATGCTGTCGATGCGGGACAGCGGCGACGAGATCATAGTCGAGGACACGCGAGCCATTGCAGTCGAGCGCGAACACCGGGTCAGGGGCCTCGCCCGGGAAATTCTTCTGGCTGCGGACGAAGGCTCGCCTGAAACCCGCCTGCGCGAACAGCTGAGCGGGACGAATGTAATGCAGGCCGAGATTGACGCTGCGATAGCTGACATGATCGCTCGCAAATTGATTGTGCGGCTGGACGCGCGGCTGGTTGGGCTCGCGCTCTGGCATCCATATACGCCAATCCCTCCGATGACTGCGTTCCCTGGAGGCTATTTCGACCGACGTGCCGCGCCATTGAGTACCTCGTGTGAATGA
- a CDS encoding helix-turn-helix domain-containing protein: MVKLKVDKSHKRRMRAVAEVSSKGRGRSLADLVERIERAEASLAAEKELSSAAMRAGELVRAMRKDARFSQSQLADKLGISQARISEIESGVGTQGPTWDLMERISVACGKTLGVAASSDDLELAAHMPMAM; this comes from the coding sequence ATGGTCAAGCTCAAAGTCGACAAAAGTCACAAACGTAGAATGCGAGCCGTTGCTGAGGTTAGCAGTAAGGGGCGTGGTCGTTCGCTTGCTGATCTGGTCGAAAGAATCGAACGAGCTGAAGCAAGCCTTGCAGCTGAAAAGGAACTGTCTAGTGCGGCAATGCGTGCTGGCGAACTAGTTCGGGCCATGCGCAAGGATGCCAGATTCTCTCAGTCACAATTGGCGGATAAGTTGGGTATTAGCCAGGCTCGAATTAGCGAAATCGAATCGGGAGTCGGGACCCAGGGGCCAACTTGGGATCTGATGGAACGAATTTCGGTTGCGTGCGGCAAGACGCTTGGCGTTGCTGCCTCTAGCGATGACCTGGAACTCGCGGCGCACATGCCAATGGCTATGTAG